TCACCTATACAGTATATCTTTACCTTTTTTTTATTCACATTTTTTAATGCATTTTTATATTTATACAGACTGCCTTCTATATTATAACCATATTCTCTATAACTCATCTGTTTCTTGGTTGCTTTTTCTTCATAACCAGTGTTAACTGGAAAATTGGTTTTCACCCATGAACTCATAGGAAAAATTACACAAAATAAGACTATGAAAACAACAATAAATATTTTTTCTCCCATAATTATTCCTCTTTTAAAATTTTATTCTTCAACAAACCTGTATCCTACTCCAACCTCTGTATATATATACTCAGGTTGGGAAGGATCTTTTTCTATTTTTCTTCTTAAATTGGCCATGAAAACTCTAAGTGACTGTGTTTCATTTCCAAGGGATGTTCCCCAGATTTCCTTGGTAATAAAATTATGGGTTAATACTTTCCCTGAATATTTGCAAAGAAGTTCCATTATCCTATATTCTATGGGGGTTAAATGTATTTCATCATCATTTACAGTTACACGTCTCTTATCAAAATCCACAAAAAGCTGTTTTACCTTGAAAGTATGCATTGCCGTATTTTCCTTTTCATTTGATGTGCCGTGCCTTAAGGATACACGAATTCTGGCTAAAAGTTCCCCTATTCCAAAAGGCTTGGTTAGATAATCATCAGCTCCTTTGTCAAGAGCTTCAACTTTTTGTCTTTCTTTTTCTCTGGCAGATACGATTATAATTGGAATATTTGATAATTCTCTTATTTTTGATATAACTTCGATTCCGTCAATATCTGGAAGGCCCAAATCAAGTATAATAATATCTGGATTATTTGCCATAGAAAGTGCAATAGCCTCCTTTCCCTTGTCCGTTTCAATATATTTATACCCTTGTGATGATAAAGCTGCTGCTATAAAATTTCTTATAGGTTTATCATCTTCAACTATAAGAATATAAGGCTTATCTTTCATAATTAATTTCCTTTCTCTTTTCTTTTGGAATATTAAATTTAAAAACAGCCCCTCCTTCTTTTTTGTTGTAGGCTGTAATTTTTCCTCCATGTAATTCCACTATGGACTTGCAAATGGCAAGGCCCAAGCCTACTCCCCTCCTTGAATCGGATACTTTACTCCCATTTGTAAAAAATCTATCAAATATATAAGGTAATATTTTCTCAGGTATACCCTTGCCATTGTCAACTACTTCAAAAATTACATCTTTACTTTCCTCATGAACCCTTATTTCTACAAGGGATCCTTTGGGAGAAAATTTAACGGCATTGTCAAAAAGATTTATAAGTACCTGTTCAATTAAACTCCCATCCATGGAAACCATTATAATCTTTTCAGGAATATTTACTTTTACCCTATGATATTTGAAGCATTTAGAACTTCTCTGAACTGCCTCGGATACTACTTCCTCCACCAATTCCATATTCTTAGTTATATTTACATTTCCTTCGTCAAATCTTGTCATACTTAGTAGGTTTTCAACTAATCTTATAAGCCACTCTGTATCATCATAAATTCCAATTAATAAATCTTTTTTTGTATTTTCATCTATGAATTCACCATTTTCCAGTATTGTACTTACGGAGCCCTTTATACCTGCAAGGGGACTTCTTAAATCATGGG
This genomic interval from Clostridium kluyveri contains the following:
- a CDS encoding response regulator codes for the protein MKDKPYILIVEDDKPIRNFIAAALSSQGYKYIETDKGKEAIALSMANNPDIIILDLGLPDIDGIEVISKIRELSNIPIIIVSAREKERQKVEALDKGADDYLTKPFGIGELLARIRVSLRHGTSNEKENTAMHTFKVKQLFVDFDKRRVTVNDDEIHLTPIEYRIMELLCKYSGKVLTHNFITKEIWGTSLGNETQSLRVFMANLRRKIEKDPSQPEYIYTEVGVGYRFVEE